From a region of the bacterium genome:
- a CDS encoding uroporphyrinogen decarboxylase family protein: MLAEVAGIPQIKLHFDVEAICNAYEKIKPIAKRLDVEAPVPRIAGFCYPHIASLGAKIVFPEDGEPKPFPIIKSPEEIDNLTEPKDYLNAPIIQERLRVCYEIKKRYPKSPNFIGHLFEGPITTAVLIMGSGFLTLPYDDPEKAHKLLNFSVKSALNYANTLCNYFGEPIQPGSKGLPDDFAGMFPPKIFKEFVAPYWEKIYQGNKATERYLHSELLRLEHLPFLKELNIEKFDPSADQYLNPELLSKYCPCKFTSRILPWEIRDLSEDELVELYKERAKFKPSCISFYLGCLKDEPKIKCLLKIARELKEK; encoded by the coding sequence TTGTTAGCAGAAGTGGCAGGTATTCCTCAGATTAAATTGCATTTTGATGTAGAAGCAATTTGTAATGCATATGAGAAAATTAAACCTATTGCTAAAAGATTGGATGTAGAAGCACCTGTACCAAGAATAGCAGGATTTTGCTATCCTCATATAGCATCTTTGGGAGCAAAAATTGTTTTTCCTGAAGATGGTGAGCCAAAACCATTTCCAATTATAAAAAGTCCAGAAGAAATTGATAATTTAACAGAACCCAAAGATTATTTAAATGCACCTATAATTCAAGAAAGATTAAGAGTTTGTTATGAAATAAAAAAGCGTTATCCAAAAAGCCCTAATTTTATTGGGCATCTTTTTGAGGGACCAATAACCACTGCTGTGTTAATTATGGGTTCAGGTTTTTTAACTCTTCCATATGATGACCCTGAAAAAGCACATAAACTTTTAAATTTCAGTGTTAAAAGTGCGTTAAATTATGCAAATACACTTTGTAATTATTTTGGAGAACCAATACAACCAGGTTCTAAAGGTCTTCCTGATGATTTTGCAGGAATGTTCCCACCAAAAATTTTCAAAGAATTTGTTGCTCCATACTGGGAAAAAATTTATCAAGGAAATAAAGCAACAGAAAGGTATCTTCATAGTGAATTGTTAAGGTTAGAACACTTGCCTTTTCTTAAAGAACTAAATATAGAAAAATTTGACCCAAGTGCTGACCAATATCTTAATCCAGAGTTATTATCTAAATATTGTCCATGTAAGTTTACTTCTCGCATATTACCATGGGAAATTAGGGACTTATCTGAAGATGAATTAGTTGAATTATATAAAGAAAGAGCGAAATTTAAACCATCTTGTATAAGTTTTTACCTTGGTTGCTTAAAAGACGAACCCAAAATTAAATGTCTTCTAAAAATAGCAAGAGAATTAAAAGAAAAGTAA
- a CDS encoding alpha/beta hydrolase family protein, with the protein MDKIKFDDLLYMRKGDKNLTMGQSPSKIEKIITVEEWEVKAKALREIFLQMLGEIPQISCPLSSKIIEENNCGDYIKRKIEYFVEPDEKISAYVLIPKNLKTKVPAVLCIHPTTPLGKEQTIGNDNTEKGQDRAYALHLVKRGYITMSYDLLTAGERCYKGYAPFDTAPFYKKYPKWSVRGKDLWDVSRAIDFLQSMDEVDSERIGSIGHSQGGGITIHSMVLDKRIKVGISSCGMWPERLSKNPFNWARTGWWVGIPFLRPYCYTGKHFPLDMHEYLGLIAPRAIMNISALNDCMYTIEEENITRGAFNNLSENVSKVFSLYKTENNFKNILHMNGHSFLLEQREIAYAFLDKRLRGNNI; encoded by the coding sequence ATGGATAAAATAAAGTTTGACGACTTATTATATATGAGAAAAGGTGATAAAAATTTAACTATGGGACAGAGTCCATCTAAAATTGAAAAAATTATTACTGTTGAAGAGTGGGAAGTAAAAGCAAAAGCCCTAAGAGAAATTTTCTTACAGATGTTAGGAGAAATACCTCAAATTTCTTGCCCTCTATCCTCAAAAATAATTGAGGAAAATAATTGTGGAGATTATATTAAACGTAAAATTGAATATTTTGTAGAGCCTGATGAAAAAATTTCTGCTTATGTTTTAATTCCAAAAAATTTAAAAACCAAAGTGCCTGCTGTTTTATGTATTCATCCAACAACACCCTTGGGAAAAGAACAAACAATAGGCAATGACAATACTGAAAAGGGACAGGATAGAGCATATGCACTTCATTTAGTTAAGCGTGGGTATATAACTATGTCTTATGACCTTCTGACTGCAGGGGAACGTTGTTATAAAGGATATGCACCTTTTGATACAGCGCCATTTTATAAAAAATATCCAAAATGGTCAGTAAGAGGAAAAGATTTATGGGATGTAAGTAGAGCAATAGATTTTCTTCAATCAATGGACGAAGTTGATTCAGAAAGAATTGGGTCTATTGGGCATTCTCAGGGTGGCGGAATTACTATTCATTCAATGGTATTAGATAAAAGAATTAAAGTTGGTATTTCCAGTTGTGGAATGTGGCCAGAAAGGTTATCTAAAAATCCTTTCAACTGGGCCCGGACTGGATGGTGGGTAGGTATTCCTTTTTTAAGACCATATTGTTATACAGGTAAACATTTTCCCTTAGATATGCATGAATATCTGGGGCTTATTGCTCCGAGAGCAATAATGAATATTTCTGCATTAAATGATTGTATGTACACAATAGAAGAAGAAAATATCACCAGGGGTGCTTTTAATAACCTGAGTGAGAATGTATCAAAAGTTTTTTCGCTATATAAAACAGAGAATAACTTTAAAAATATTCTCCACATGAACGGGCATAGTTTTTTATTAGAACAAAGAGAAATTGCCTATGCTTTTTTAGATAAAAGATTAAGAGGTAATAATATTTAG
- a CDS encoding amidohydrolase family protein, producing MEKIALLNAKIIDGKNSIPISSCSVLLNNSFIEDIIVNKKISIGENYRKIDVKNNTLLPLFIDGHMHISGEPGRLDHFGHIKANLGAVGKLQECLLWGTGVVAHAAGSIENVILRDLINSGSILGCSEMLVGGAITPTCGHVRGKSADGPWEIRKAVREMIGANVDFIKTTASGGFQWEHEKLTHTDYTYEELKVLVEQTHSREKKVHVHAHADPGISNAISAGCDVILHGVLINDICLEKIVEKGLWYMPTLYITSEKVFENPNLPIYMRERMKEVNPFHREAVGKALKIGVKIITGTDGGPGSIMYEIYELVKCGFSPMEAIITATSKTAEAFGILNRTGTIEKGKNADLMVIEGDPLTDISILCKKESILMITKKGKIIFNQFEQVKK from the coding sequence ATGGAGAAAATAGCACTTTTAAATGCAAAAATTATTGATGGCAAAAATTCTATCCCGATTTCTTCTTGTTCAGTTCTCTTAAACAATTCTTTTATTGAAGATATAATTGTAAACAAAAAAATTTCTATTGGAGAAAATTATAGAAAAATAGATGTAAAAAATAATACTCTATTGCCACTATTTATTGATGGACATATGCATATAAGTGGTGAGCCAGGAAGATTAGACCACTTTGGACATATAAAAGCAAATTTAGGTGCGGTAGGTAAATTACAGGAATGTCTCTTATGGGGAACTGGTGTTGTAGCACATGCAGCAGGTTCTATAGAAAATGTAATACTTCGTGATTTAATAAATTCTGGCTCTATTTTAGGGTGTTCTGAAATGTTAGTGGGAGGGGCTATTACACCAACCTGTGGGCATGTGAGAGGTAAAAGTGCAGATGGCCCCTGGGAAATAAGAAAAGCAGTAAGAGAGATGATAGGAGCAAATGTTGATTTTATAAAAACAACTGCATCTGGTGGATTTCAATGGGAACATGAGAAATTAACTCATACTGATTATACTTATGAAGAACTAAAAGTCCTTGTTGAGCAAACTCATTCAAGAGAGAAAAAAGTCCATGTTCATGCTCATGCTGACCCTGGCATTTCTAATGCTATTTCTGCTGGATGTGATGTTATTTTACATGGTGTCTTAATAAATGATATTTGTTTGGAGAAAATTGTAGAAAAAGGTCTCTGGTATATGCCAACATTATATATAACAAGCGAAAAAGTTTTTGAAAACCCTAATTTGCCAATTTATATGAGAGAAAGGATGAAAGAAGTAAATCCATTTCATCGTGAGGCAGTAGGAAAAGCATTAAAGATAGGAGTAAAAATAATAACAGGAACAGATGGTGGACCTGGTTCTATTATGTATGAAATATATGAATTGGTTAAATGTGGTTTTTCTCCAATGGAAGCAATTATTACTGCTACTTCAAAAACAGCAGAGGCATTTGGAATACTTAATAGAACAGGAACAATAGAAAAGGGTAAAAATGCAGATTTGATGGTAATTGAAGGGGACCCGTTAACTGATATTTCTATTCTTTGTAAAAAAGAATCTATTCTAATGATAACAAAAAAGGGGAAAATAATTTTTAACCAATTTGAACAAGTAAAAAAATAA
- a CDS encoding dihydrodipicolinate synthase family protein codes for MNKKILENLRKGVFIPAHPLALTKERKLDEKRQKGLTKYYIESGVGGIAVGVHTTQFEIHNPKVGLYKPVLQLAIETIKEYKLEDEIIKVAGICGKTEQATKEGEIARDMGYDAGLLNLGTFTDEKDDDILIEHTKEVSRIIPVFGFYLQPATGGRELSFSFWCKFFQIDNVIAVKVAPFDRYRTIDVIRAIVETGREKDIAVYTGNDDNIIIDLITPFKFNNKIIRIVGGLLGHWAFWTKKSVDIFNEIKEIIKENSPIPQEILTLSAAITDVNSAVFDANNKFSGCIPGINEILRRSGLLEGNWCINQDITLSPGQKEEIDRIFSEYSYLRDDEFVKKNLNKWIK; via the coding sequence ATGAATAAAAAAATATTGGAAAATTTAAGAAAGGGAGTATTTATTCCTGCTCATCCTTTAGCACTTACAAAAGAAAGAAAATTAGATGAAAAAAGGCAAAAGGGATTAACTAAATATTATATTGAATCAGGTGTTGGGGGTATTGCAGTTGGAGTTCACACAACTCAATTTGAAATTCACAATCCCAAAGTAGGACTTTACAAACCTGTTCTCCAGTTGGCAATAGAAACAATTAAAGAATATAAACTTGAAGATGAAATAATTAAAGTTGCTGGAATATGTGGGAAGACAGAACAAGCAACAAAAGAAGGTGAAATAGCAAGGGATATGGGGTATGATGCAGGTCTTTTAAATTTAGGAACTTTTACAGATGAAAAAGATGATGATATTTTGATTGAACATACAAAAGAAGTATCTCGTATTATTCCTGTATTTGGTTTTTATCTTCAACCAGCAACTGGTGGAAGAGAATTAAGTTTTTCATTTTGGTGTAAATTTTTCCAAATAGATAATGTTATTGCAGTAAAAGTTGCCCCTTTTGATAGATATAGAACAATAGATGTAATAAGAGCAATTGTAGAAACAGGAAGAGAAAAAGATATTGCTGTTTATACTGGAAATGATGATAATATTATTATTGATTTAATTACTCCTTTCAAATTTAATAATAAAATTATAAGGATTGTTGGAGGTTTATTGGGACATTGGGCATTTTGGACAAAAAAGAGTGTTGATATATTTAATGAGATAAAAGAAATAATTAAAGAAAATAGTCCTATCCCACAAGAGATTTTAACACTTTCCGCAGCAATAACAGATGTAAATAGTGCTGTTTTTGATGCCAATAACAAATTTTCTGGGTGTATTCCTGGTATAAATGAAATTTTGAGAAGGTCCGGACTTCTTGAAGGAAATTGGTGTATTAACCAGGATATTACACTTTCTCCTGGTCAGAAAGAAGAAATTGATAGAATTTTTAGTGAGTATTCATATTTAAGGGATGATGAATTTGTAAAAAAAAATCTAAATAAATGGATAAAATAG